From a region of the Mucilaginibacter auburnensis genome:
- a CDS encoding ORF6N domain-containing protein: MQKEAIITDEIISSKIYIVRGQKVMLDQDLAELYQVETKHLKRQVRRNIERFPGEDFMFELSPEEYQISRSQIGTLKQGQNFKYAPMAFTELGISMLSSVLNSHEAIQVNIRIMRIFVHVRQILTDTTEIRLEIEKIRNELFNHGKNMQIVFAYLEELSSKIKSQQFGVNNRKRIGFKPDE; this comes from the coding sequence ATGCAAAAAGAAGCAATCATAACAGACGAAATCATTTCAAGTAAGATCTATATCGTCAGAGGCCAAAAAGTAATGTTAGATCAGGATCTCGCAGAATTGTACCAAGTGGAGACCAAGCACCTTAAGCGCCAGGTAAGAAGAAATATTGAGCGATTCCCAGGTGAGGATTTTATGTTCGAACTATCCCCCGAAGAGTATCAGATTTCAAGGAGCCAAATTGGCACCTTGAAACAAGGGCAAAATTTCAAGTATGCTCCTATGGCTTTTACTGAACTAGGCATAAGTATGCTTTCAAGTGTGTTAAATAGTCATGAGGCAATACAGGTAAACATACGAATAATGCGGATTTTTGTGCATGTCAGGCAAATTTTAACTGATACAACGGAGATAAGATTAGAGATTGAAAAAATTAGAAATGAACTATTCAACCATGGCAAAAACATGCAGATAGTCTTTGCTTATTTGGAAGAGCTATCCAGTAAAATAAAATCTCAACAGTTTGGTGTCAACAATAGAAAACGAATCGGTTTTAAACCGGATGAATAA
- a CDS encoding helix-turn-helix domain-containing protein — translation MAETLHIGRKISKIRELRGIKQETLALELGISQQAISKIEQSSDVEEDALGKIAKVLGVTPEAIKNFSEEAVVNYFNTFNDNSTNNGAVYAFNSTFNPIDRLVEVYEENKKLYELLLASEREKIELLKNSK, via the coding sequence ATGGCAGAGACTTTACACATTGGAAGAAAGATCAGTAAGATCCGCGAATTACGCGGTATAAAGCAAGAAACGCTTGCCTTAGAACTTGGTATCAGTCAACAAGCAATCTCTAAAATCGAACAAAGTTCTGATGTTGAAGAAGATGCCTTAGGTAAAATTGCAAAAGTATTAGGTGTCACGCCCGAGGCGATCAAGAACTTCAGTGAAGAAGCCGTAGTTAACTACTTTAATACATTTAACGATAACAGTACGAATAACGGTGCTGTTTATGCTTTCAATAGCACATTCAATCCGATTGATAGGTTGGTAGAAGTCTACGAAGAAAATAAAAAGCTATATGAGCTGCTCTTAGCGAGTGAGCGAGAGAAAATCGAGCTTCTAAAAAATTCGAAATAA
- a CDS encoding HEPN domain-containing protein: MDLKQYDVQNFYPKYLNQDEVNEPLKVIIDFFSADWLPGHLESLLEWRKYVIEEGFYMDEHKKSPAGLLFTHQLNAKLVEAVYLISRTKRTLKLADAIHINFDVQLNQEEQEWLHYPIYLSSVERINPYLAISNFFKVYTVGHYLDLLYEWLETGLSNYSADEFLDTSDVIYFYENMQKLYEAAWIIRQREIELTLKKCTEERDETVTTQVKRYPVRLPLLNFNCRFNEAITSAEQLGLNQLVEIILREIGSVLMIIHLGTHPDPDTFYLLIITEEKDKIPEHQILDKIEKICSHLINVCAIVHKSDAFLRALEDGSRFFINALRKHKIAYQSSKLELPQLQNPDEKSIRSQVEATWNRWGKQGKDFLDTSLSCFDDGNYNLAVFLMHQAVESTLSAILRVNLGYRLSIHNLARQLRITLIFTDDLKNVFDFSVVEDVQLFELLQTAYSAARYKDDFYAENDVVKALSDKVCKLFVTAEGMYNQVIEQLKD, encoded by the coding sequence ATGGATCTAAAGCAATATGATGTACAGAACTTTTATCCTAAGTATCTCAACCAGGATGAGGTAAATGAGCCTTTGAAAGTGATCATTGATTTCTTTTCCGCTGACTGGCTACCCGGACATTTAGAAAGCTTACTGGAGTGGCGGAAGTATGTAATCGAAGAAGGCTTTTACATGGATGAGCATAAAAAAAGTCCCGCCGGGCTGCTTTTCACCCACCAATTAAATGCTAAGCTGGTGGAGGCAGTTTATTTAATCAGCCGTACCAAAAGAACATTGAAGCTTGCTGATGCCATTCATATCAACTTTGATGTACAGTTAAACCAGGAAGAGCAGGAATGGTTGCATTACCCTATATACCTATCATCTGTCGAACGTATCAATCCCTATTTGGCTATCAGCAATTTCTTTAAGGTCTATACTGTTGGTCATTACCTTGATCTCCTTTACGAGTGGCTGGAAACAGGCCTGTCCAATTATTCGGCAGATGAGTTCTTAGATACCAGTGATGTGATCTATTTCTATGAGAACATGCAAAAGCTTTATGAAGCGGCATGGATTATCAGGCAGCGCGAAATTGAACTAACATTGAAAAAGTGCACGGAAGAGCGCGATGAGACGGTAACGACGCAAGTGAAACGTTATCCTGTAAGGTTGCCATTACTGAATTTCAATTGCAGGTTTAACGAAGCTATTACATCCGCCGAACAGCTTGGCTTAAATCAATTGGTAGAAATCATACTTAGGGAAATCGGTTCTGTGTTAATGATCATTCACCTCGGGACACATCCTGATCCTGACACGTTCTATCTGCTAATTATCACAGAGGAGAAAGACAAGATACCAGAGCATCAAATCTTAGATAAGATAGAAAAGATATGCAGTCATCTGATCAATGTTTGCGCGATTGTTCATAAGTCAGATGCTTTTTTAAGAGCACTCGAAGATGGAAGCCGCTTTTTTATCAATGCTTTACGAAAACATAAGATAGCTTACCAGTCATCTAAATTGGAATTACCCCAACTACAAAATCCTGATGAGAAGTCTATCAGGAGTCAGGTTGAAGCTACATGGAACCGTTGGGGTAAACAGGGAAAGGACTTTCTGGATACTTCTTTAAGTTGTTTTGATGATGGTAACTATAATTTAGCTGTGTTTTTGATGCATCAGGCTGTAGAAAGTACTTTAAGCGCTATCTTAAGGGTAAACTTAGGTTACCGGCTCTCCATTCATAATCTGGCCAGGCAGCTAAGGATAACGTTGATCTTTACAGATGACTTGAAAAATGTGTTTGACTTTAGTGTTGTTGAAGATGTGCAGCTGTTTGAGTTGTTGCAAACGGCCTATTCGGCAGCAAGGTATAAAGACGACTTTTACGCTGAAAATGATGTAGTAAAAGCGTTATCGGACAAAGTATGCAAGCTGTTCGTAACTGCTGAAGGAATGTATAACCAGGTAATAGAGCAACTCAAGGATTAG
- a CDS encoding PIN-like domain-containing protein produces MKSEPTAIKEISFGQHVRYLTIDSYIDSLSKYRTAVDNAIALKTDIPIFLDTNILLRYYSVSFKSREVLLGFFSQNDKRFYITSQVQKEFVKNREDVIDRFFNETLDKFGDDLKTDVINKIQAYKDRNKILLDDFQSLDGKLTKIYNDANKSFEQLNKEITTIKQKNQATKYDDDLLSIVTDMNLIDNLSEDDLKFLQLEYDGLKKGIDLGKIKMEIGKPQKAFPGMADLIEKPEHPYGDYFIFHEIIRVMKENQTDAIFLTYDTTKGDWLKTNKEPHSHYIQTVYRATGHTLFFLDAERFFDQHLKQHFESLLKGPIDYYSPKSGYEEEFILNFVALERVTRTIAEFVVIDNYDRIPLTRIIDEFEKRNYINKQVWSEFKQLSQFKNLLTHVHDRDKIDTINPDEFAVWVNRLDAMITMMKDLYRRL; encoded by the coding sequence ATGAAAAGCGAACCTACAGCGATCAAAGAAATTAGTTTTGGACAGCATGTAAGATACCTAACCATTGATTCTTACATCGACAGCCTGTCCAAATATAGAACTGCAGTCGATAACGCTATTGCGCTAAAAACCGACATCCCTATATTTTTAGATACAAATATATTACTCCGCTATTACAGCGTATCCTTCAAATCTCGAGAGGTCTTGCTAGGCTTCTTTTCTCAAAATGATAAACGGTTTTATATCACCAGCCAGGTCCAGAAGGAATTTGTCAAGAACCGTGAAGATGTAATCGACCGCTTTTTTAATGAGACCTTAGATAAATTCGGTGATGACTTAAAAACGGATGTCATCAATAAGATACAAGCTTACAAAGATCGTAATAAAATCTTGCTGGATGATTTCCAGTCACTTGATGGCAAATTGACAAAAATTTACAATGACGCCAACAAATCTTTTGAGCAGCTTAATAAAGAAATAACAACGATTAAACAAAAGAACCAAGCCACAAAATATGACGACGATCTATTATCGATTGTGACTGACATGAACCTGATTGATAACCTTTCTGAGGATGATCTTAAATTCTTGCAGCTTGAGTACGACGGCTTGAAAAAAGGAATAGATCTGGGAAAGATCAAAATGGAAATCGGCAAACCGCAAAAAGCGTTTCCAGGGATGGCTGATCTCATCGAAAAACCAGAACACCCATATGGGGATTATTTCATTTTTCATGAAATAATCCGGGTAATGAAGGAAAATCAGACAGACGCTATTTTTCTGACTTACGACACTACTAAGGGTGATTGGCTAAAAACAAACAAAGAGCCTCATAGCCATTATATCCAAACAGTTTACCGGGCTACAGGCCATACTCTGTTTTTTCTGGATGCGGAGCGTTTTTTTGACCAACATTTGAAACAGCATTTCGAATCGTTATTAAAAGGTCCGATTGATTACTATTCGCCGAAGAGCGGATATGAAGAAGAATTTATTTTAAATTTTGTCGCCTTAGAAAGAGTTACTAGAACGATTGCTGAATTTGTTGTTATTGATAATTATGACAGAATACCATTGACCAGAATTATTGACGAATTTGAAAAGCGCAACTACATCAACAAGCAAGTGTGGAGTGAGTTCAAACAATTGTCGCAATTTAAAAACTTGCTTACTCATGTACATGACCGGGATAAGATCGACACTATTAATCCAGATGAATTTGCCGTTTGGGTAAACCGGTTGGATGCCATGATCACCATGATGAAGGACTTGTACAGACGGCTTTAA
- a CDS encoding HamA C-terminal domain-containing protein — protein MRQTLIDLIKKTIIYEYDLPNAKVGTLKTIYSTHNDQCYSAKDINNIAEIIYNSIVDYAYNEFDIVGKNLDALHAGALKTKLKYNPTADATTKVKYGFFGEVLLYSILITLYHARPLIARGYFYNPLEKAETKGYDSYQLVDNNGSIELWFGEVKFHANHTQGIDSVMNNIEKALSDTYLETNVLALSNHRNNLNVTGSVIETILDSWEANPTISIPAEIKKYNMTLIYPILILYQHDEGDYDANIKKIPDYITLKHPSKTFTLSVPHKVFFILLPLNKIKEIKENVIQWIESKKPLIL, from the coding sequence ATGAGACAAACATTAATAGATTTAATAAAAAAGACAATCATTTACGAGTACGATTTACCTAACGCAAAGGTTGGGACTTTAAAAACAATCTATTCTACCCATAATGATCAATGCTACAGCGCTAAAGACATAAATAACATCGCTGAAATAATTTATAACTCGATTGTGGATTATGCCTACAACGAATTTGATATCGTTGGTAAAAATTTAGATGCCTTACATGCGGGTGCTTTAAAAACCAAGCTCAAGTATAACCCTACTGCGGATGCAACTACTAAAGTCAAATATGGGTTCTTCGGTGAGGTATTATTATATAGCATTCTCATTACACTTTATCACGCCAGACCCCTCATTGCAAGAGGATATTTCTATAATCCCTTAGAAAAAGCTGAAACGAAAGGTTATGACTCCTACCAACTGGTGGATAATAACGGCAGTATAGAGTTGTGGTTCGGTGAAGTGAAATTCCATGCGAATCATACTCAAGGAATTGATAGCGTTATGAATAATATCGAGAAAGCATTATCTGATACTTATTTGGAAACAAATGTTTTAGCATTAAGTAATCATAGAAATAATTTGAACGTTACAGGTTCGGTTATAGAGACAATTCTGGATAGCTGGGAAGCTAACCCAACCATTAGCATACCTGCTGAAATCAAGAAGTATAACATGACCTTAATCTATCCTATCTTAATTTTATATCAGCATGATGAAGGTGACTACGATGCCAATATCAAAAAAATCCCGGATTACATTACCTTGAAACATCCGTCTAAAACCTTTACACTGTCGGTTCCCCACAAAGTGTTTTTCATACTCCTGCCTTTAAATAAGATCAAAGAAATCAAAGAAAATGTAATACAATGGATAGAATCAAAGAAGCCGCTGATCTTATAG
- a CDS encoding RNA recognition motif domain-containing protein → MESVKLFVGGFPLEIDELELAKLFGPHGDISTIKIVRDKKTRICKGYAFIEMSDRTGAEAAAEALDGADMNGKQLTVKINEETAVKPAYAPKTLSPQRHPVYRKVSRPATEERKKRPRRSL, encoded by the coding sequence ATGGAATCAGTTAAATTATTTGTTGGCGGCTTTCCGCTGGAAATTGACGAACTGGAGCTGGCCAAATTGTTTGGCCCTCATGGTGACATCAGCACCATTAAGATCGTTCGTGATAAGAAAACGCGCATTTGTAAGGGTTATGCCTTTATCGAAATGAGTGACCGGACAGGAGCTGAGGCGGCTGCCGAAGCACTGGATGGCGCTGATATGAACGGAAAACAACTTACGGTAAAGATCAATGAAGAAACTGCTGTAAAACCAGCGTATGCGCCTAAAACTCTTTCTCCGCAAAGACATCCTGTTTATCGAAAAGTATCCAGGCCAGCCACAGAGGAAAGAAAGAAAAGGCCGAGAAGGTCTTTATGA
- a CDS encoding helicase-related protein, with amino-acid sequence MDRIKEAADLIVDINKYRRQKIQDYQLIKSACTYFDRIKGEQITQADLRFLRYVANIIGVPHFYDVLSKFGKELELEEHDLSTISSLISEATLHTSDSSKVHRYQKIILDLFQPSKLNRYFLSASTSFGKTHIVFEIIKKLAYKNVVLIFPTIALLSENLEKIIDDPNFEYFKNNYTIHTLSEVESFGESNLFIFTPERFLSFIDKNEHLIDFDFAFIDEVYKIDNDYLIDDEVRENERDVAYRLAVFYTLKPNVNVLLAGPYIDFSDASEKNYNASFDNFLRDNNIELLDFNNYEIVNKSFTDIRGAKTAIADEDLNFKFESSNKTDRLVDIVKAIKGIGENTIVYCSGRSATESYAKTLIDSNIFSDHNYQPYNDFVTHIKKYFGDDWVVYRALLNGIGIHHGLVPKYIQKEIINLFNNDRLKVLISTTTITEGVNTSAKNLVVLHNKKGDKDLKKFDAKNIAGRAGRFLYHYNGRVLVLQNKFMDAINAVPDAIKHKNYDFESPKDEIDIYYTNDAYLKPEHRATIASIAQRQIERAIPDEVFNMYKVISRSDKIAIYDRIASLTANQFLSIRMLIRKLNYEMDIDSDGFQVVIDVLFPVIKNQKLLFLIERKDKNNRYSILTHFVHFYLDGGFIGSMNFKLKTKGKTKDEAIKETAEFVYNTLKYQVVKYLGVFNIMYKLYQSKQQQVEIDQITGIDRLLTKLEYNALSENGRIASDYGVPSNVVEYYENSEQQLQIRARFDKYEISVFDKIEKIVKKHKG; translated from the coding sequence ATGGATAGAATCAAAGAAGCCGCTGATCTTATAGTTGATATTAATAAATATCGCAGGCAAAAAATACAGGATTATCAATTAATAAAGTCAGCATGCACGTATTTTGACCGGATTAAAGGTGAGCAAATCACACAAGCAGATCTCCGGTTTTTGAGGTACGTAGCAAATATTATCGGCGTGCCGCATTTCTACGACGTGTTATCCAAATTTGGGAAGGAATTAGAATTGGAAGAGCATGACTTAAGTACCATATCTTCCTTAATTTCAGAGGCAACATTGCACACCAGTGATAGCAGCAAAGTTCATCGTTACCAAAAAATCATATTGGATCTGTTTCAGCCATCTAAATTAAATCGGTACTTTTTATCTGCAAGTACCTCGTTCGGCAAAACCCATATCGTATTTGAGATCATAAAAAAATTAGCCTATAAAAATGTAGTGTTGATTTTTCCAACGATCGCCCTACTATCTGAAAATTTAGAAAAAATAATCGACGATCCTAATTTTGAATATTTTAAGAATAACTATACGATTCACACCTTAAGCGAGGTTGAATCATTCGGAGAAAGTAATCTTTTCATTTTTACACCTGAACGATTCCTATCCTTTATTGATAAAAATGAACATTTAATTGACTTCGATTTTGCCTTTATAGACGAAGTTTATAAAATCGATAACGACTATCTTATTGATGATGAGGTTAGAGAAAATGAGCGAGACGTAGCATACAGATTAGCGGTATTTTACACTTTGAAACCGAATGTTAATGTGCTTTTAGCTGGCCCTTATATCGACTTTTCAGATGCGTCTGAAAAAAATTACAACGCGTCTTTTGATAACTTTTTGAGAGATAATAACATTGAACTGCTAGACTTCAATAACTATGAAATAGTCAATAAAAGTTTTACGGATATACGCGGGGCGAAAACAGCAATAGCTGATGAGGATTTGAATTTTAAATTCGAGAGTAGTAATAAAACTGACCGTTTGGTGGATATTGTTAAAGCGATTAAGGGAATCGGCGAAAATACAATTGTTTACTGTTCTGGTCGAAGCGCTACAGAATCGTACGCAAAAACGCTTATTGATTCCAATATTTTTTCTGACCATAATTATCAGCCCTACAATGACTTCGTTACTCACATCAAAAAATATTTTGGCGATGATTGGGTAGTTTACCGTGCTTTATTAAATGGTATTGGAATACACCATGGCTTAGTGCCGAAATATATTCAAAAGGAGATCATCAACCTGTTTAATAATGACCGGCTGAAAGTGTTAATTTCAACTACAACGATTACTGAAGGAGTCAACACTTCTGCTAAAAACCTGGTGGTACTTCACAATAAAAAAGGCGACAAAGACCTTAAAAAATTTGACGCTAAAAATATTGCTGGACGAGCGGGGCGCTTCCTTTATCATTATAACGGCAGGGTATTGGTATTACAAAACAAATTTATGGACGCTATAAATGCGGTTCCTGATGCCATTAAGCATAAAAATTATGATTTTGAGTCCCCTAAAGATGAAATTGATATTTACTATACCAACGATGCCTACCTAAAGCCGGAACACAGGGCTACCATTGCAAGCATTGCACAGCGACAAATTGAGAGAGCGATTCCAGACGAAGTGTTCAATATGTATAAAGTGATTAGCAGATCGGATAAAATAGCTATCTATGACCGCATCGCCTCGCTAACTGCTAACCAGTTTCTATCTATCAGAATGTTGATCAGGAAACTTAATTACGAAATGGATATTGACAGCGATGGATTTCAGGTGGTAATTGACGTATTATTTCCGGTTATTAAAAACCAGAAATTGCTTTTCCTAATTGAAAGAAAAGATAAGAATAACCGTTATTCAATTTTGACACACTTTGTACACTTTTACTTAGATGGAGGTTTTATTGGTTCGATGAACTTTAAACTGAAAACCAAAGGCAAAACGAAAGATGAGGCCATTAAAGAAACTGCTGAATTTGTATACAATACGTTAAAATATCAGGTAGTAAAATATTTGGGCGTGTTTAACATCATGTACAAACTGTATCAATCCAAACAACAGCAGGTTGAAATAGATCAAATCACCGGCATCGATCGCTTATTGACAAAGCTTGAATATAATGCCTTAAGCGAAAATGGACGTATAGCAAGTGATTATGGCGTCCCATCAAATGTTGTCGAATATTATGAGAATTCTGAGCAACAGTTGCAAATCAGAGCACGATTTGATAAATATGAAATATCAGTTTTTGATAAAATAGAAAAAATTGTAAAGAAGCATAAAGGGTAG
- a CDS encoding site-specific integrase, translated as MKAINTFSVHFNLRTEKGKEGKAPVYAAIKVNGERAMLALKQSVATRCWDVRKGMGKTTTAEGRELNIYLEEVRQVLGECYRELQLKRRVISADAVKNTFLKSGDDEHTLEEIAEYHNETSQGVLAPATMKNYYTTQKYLREFVSNKLKRRSFFLSELNYKFIQDFEVFLRNHEPLDHQKPLTTNGIMKHLERFKKMINLACRIEWLYRDPFEKYQLKFDRVEKDFLTSEELAALEQKHLLLPRLSVVRDIFVFACYTGLAFVDVMELTPGNLVKGQDGGLWIKTFRQKTTIPVNVPVLNEPERLLNKYKGNVRAAANGTIFPRLSNQKMNSYLKELAELCGINKVLTFHMARHTFATTVTLVNGVPIETVSKLLGHTSMRSTQVYAKVIERKVSEDMAALKGKLKELSVA; from the coding sequence ATGAAAGCGATCAACACATTCAGTGTCCACTTCAATTTGCGGACAGAAAAAGGAAAAGAAGGAAAAGCGCCGGTTTATGCGGCAATTAAAGTCAATGGAGAGAGAGCCATGCTGGCACTCAAGCAAAGCGTTGCAACAAGGTGCTGGGACGTTCGGAAAGGTATGGGCAAGACAACGACCGCTGAAGGCAGGGAGCTCAACATCTACCTCGAAGAGGTAAGACAGGTATTGGGAGAATGTTACCGGGAGTTACAACTCAAACGGCGCGTGATCAGTGCCGATGCTGTTAAGAACACATTTTTGAAAAGTGGAGATGATGAACACACCCTGGAAGAAATTGCTGAGTATCATAATGAAACATCTCAAGGTGTACTTGCTCCAGCGACCATGAAAAATTATTACACTACCCAAAAGTATCTGCGGGAGTTTGTTAGTAACAAACTAAAGAGAAGATCATTTTTTCTATCTGAACTCAATTACAAATTCATCCAGGACTTTGAAGTATTTCTTCGCAACCATGAGCCACTGGACCATCAAAAGCCATTAACAACTAACGGCATCATGAAGCACCTGGAACGATTTAAGAAAATGATCAACCTGGCTTGCCGGATCGAGTGGTTATACCGTGACCCTTTTGAAAAGTACCAGTTGAAATTCGATCGCGTCGAGAAAGACTTTTTGACGTCCGAGGAGCTGGCTGCACTGGAACAAAAACATCTGCTACTACCTCGATTGAGTGTTGTAAGGGACATATTCGTATTTGCTTGTTACACCGGGCTTGCCTTCGTTGATGTGATGGAGCTTACGCCAGGCAACTTAGTCAAAGGTCAGGATGGCGGTCTGTGGATCAAGACCTTTCGCCAGAAAACCACTATTCCAGTCAATGTCCCGGTACTCAACGAGCCAGAGCGATTATTGAACAAGTACAAAGGAAACGTAAGAGCAGCTGCGAACGGAACAATCTTCCCCAGATTATCCAATCAAAAAATGAATAGCTACCTCAAGGAACTAGCTGAACTATGTGGGATTAATAAGGTCCTGACTTTCCACATGGCTAGGCATACATTTGCGACCACTGTGACACTCGTGAACGGTGTGCCAATAGAAACGGTAAGTAAGCTTCTTGGACATACGTCGATGCGTTCTACACAGGTCTATGCCAAAGTTATCGAAAGAAAAGTGAGCGAGGATATGGCAGCTCTGAAAGGGAAGCTTAAAGAACTGTCTGTCGCTTAA
- a CDS encoding helix-turn-helix domain-containing protein, producing the protein MAAEIITKEDLQEFGERLLSQMKALISGGSNEEPRKFLKSYQVKNLLKISSNTLQTLRDNGTIPFTKIGGILYYNYEDIMKVLKGDVKSKRISFSK; encoded by the coding sequence ATGGCAGCAGAAATCATCACGAAGGAAGACTTGCAGGAGTTCGGCGAACGACTGCTTAGTCAAATGAAAGCGCTGATCAGCGGCGGTTCAAATGAAGAACCAAGGAAGTTTCTAAAGAGTTATCAGGTCAAGAACCTGCTCAAGATTTCCAGCAATACTTTACAAACGCTCAGGGATAATGGCACCATTCCCTTCACTAAGATCGGCGGTATCCTGTATTACAATTACGAGGACATCATGAAGGTTTTAAAGGGTGATGTTAAGAGCAAGCGTATCAGTTTCAGTAAATAG
- a CDS encoding relaxase/mobilization nuclease domain-containing protein: MTADQVKGKGFRGALRYNLQKVEHGAAKFLDMSFTSGKEDSIMREVALVRMLRPNLQKYFYHTSLNFPPNENLGDEQMNIIANEYLNNMGFDQHQYAIFRHYDADHPHLHILVNRIGYDGTVVSDSKDYLRSEQVLRKLEKQHGLTEVISSRQAQERAMTKNELEMMKRTNVPSSKMQLQEIIKDVLSRKPDAAQFIQVLESKGVNVLFNQASTGFVSGISYGYEGMQFKGAHLGNAYKWQAIKNAISYEQERDRTAIHQTNVRTRDWQRSTRAGESTTRGTAVGIDADTKVTAGNRKAIQQSTGKLQDQIRAKDSRHQQAAGADGQPGNQSGIPNQKYRVQRGTDIQSQQQGRQQVGHQALPGGDLIGSLLGTDHPAGDMDQSALNEFKRKRKKRKGQRLG, from the coding sequence ATGACAGCGGATCAGGTAAAAGGAAAAGGATTCAGGGGCGCATTACGCTACAACCTGCAAAAGGTTGAGCATGGTGCGGCCAAGTTCCTGGATATGTCTTTTACATCGGGCAAAGAGGATTCTATCATGCGTGAAGTGGCTTTGGTCAGAATGTTAAGACCCAACCTCCAAAAGTACTTCTATCATACCTCGCTCAACTTTCCGCCAAACGAGAACCTGGGTGATGAACAAATGAACATTATTGCAAATGAATATTTGAACAATATGGGATTTGACCAGCACCAGTATGCCATCTTCCGGCATTACGATGCCGATCATCCGCACTTGCATATCCTTGTCAATCGTATTGGCTACGACGGCACAGTCGTTTCAGACAGCAAGGACTATCTGCGCAGCGAGCAGGTGCTTAGAAAGCTGGAAAAGCAGCATGGCTTGACAGAAGTAATATCGAGCCGGCAAGCGCAGGAAAGGGCAATGACCAAGAATGAATTAGAAATGATGAAACGAACGAATGTGCCGTCCTCCAAAATGCAGTTACAGGAGATCATCAAAGACGTGCTCAGTAGGAAGCCGGATGCAGCACAATTTATTCAGGTGCTGGAATCTAAGGGAGTTAACGTATTATTTAACCAGGCCAGCACCGGCTTCGTAAGCGGTATATCCTACGGCTATGAAGGAATGCAGTTCAAAGGTGCTCATTTAGGCAATGCTTATAAATGGCAAGCTATTAAAAATGCTATCAGTTATGAACAAGAAAGAGATCGCACAGCAATTCACCAGACAAATGTTAGGACAAGAGACTGGCAACGATCAACAAGAGCAGGTGAATCCACTACAAGAGGAACAGCAGTTGGAATTGACGCAGATACAAAAGTTACTGCCGGAAATAGAAAGGCTATACAGCAAAGCACTGGAAAACTACAGGATCAGATCAGAGCAAAAGATAGCAGACACCAGCAGGCGGCTGGAGCTGATGGACAGCCAGGCAACCAATCTGGCATTCCAAATCAAAAGTATCGTGTACAGCGCGGAACAGATATCCAAAGCCAACAACAAGGTAGGCAGCAGGTGGGTCATCAGGCTTTACCTGGTGGCGATCTTATCGGGAGTTTGCTCGGCACTGATCACCCTGCTGGTGATATGGATCAAAGTGCATTGAATGAGTTCAAACGTAAGCGTAAAAAGCGAAAAGGGCAAAGATTAGGTTAG
- a CDS encoding plasmid mobilization protein has translation MGRPALQEEDKRIIQVNIRLTKEENEMVCNYAQASAMTPANWIRQKAFTGRFPAIKLSPINAALYRELHKIGVNLNQAVKQLNAGKLSPAFVTILTALIKTQKDILNCLMK, from the coding sequence ATGGGAAGACCAGCTTTACAGGAAGAGGATAAAAGAATCATTCAGGTCAATATCCGGCTGACAAAAGAAGAGAACGAGATGGTTTGTAACTATGCCCAGGCATCGGCAATGACACCAGCCAACTGGATCAGGCAGAAAGCTTTTACCGGCAGGTTCCCTGCCATAAAGCTCTCACCGATCAATGCTGCACTTTACCGGGAGCTGCATAAGATCGGCGTTAACCTGAACCAGGCGGTTAAGCAACTCAATGCTGGTAAACTATCACCAGCATTCGTGACCATTCTAACCGCTTTGATCAAAACCCAGAAGGATATACTTAACTGCTTAATGAAATGA